The genomic DNA CATGATCCTGCGCGAGGTGCTGGGGCCCCCGCTCGGGCTGCGGGACACGGGCGTCGGGCCGCCGGGCGCCAACGCGGACGGTGGTGGCGAGGGCGGAGCGCGCTAGCCGCTCTCCCCCGCGCGGCGTCCGAAGCCGGCGGTCCGCCGGACCTCGCCGCCCTTGGTGACCAGCAGGCCCTCGACGCCCGGCAGGCGCGCCAGCAGGGCCAGGCCCTCCACCGGACCCAGCACGAGCACCGCGGTCGACAGCGCGTCCGCATCCTGGGCGGTGGGCGCGATGACGCTCGCGCTGCTCACCGCGGCCGGGGAGCGGCCGGTGCGCGGATCCAGGATGTGGTGGGCCGAGCGGTCGCCCGTGAACGCCTGCAGGTAGTCCCCCGAGGTGGCCACGGCGCCCTCCCCGAGCGCGATGCGGTCCACGGCAGCCCTGCCGGACCCATCGGCCACGGCCACCTGCCACGGCTCGGTCCGCAGGCGAGCGCCGCCGCCGGCCATGTCGCCTCCGGCGTCCACCAGCACGCGCTCCGCCCCGGCCTCGACGAGCCGCGCCACCGTCCGATCCACGACGTAGCCCTTGGCGATCCCGTCCAGCGTCACGGCCATGCCTGGCCGCAGGAGCGACACGCGCTCCGGTGTGACCTCGAGCGCGCGGTGATCGACGCGGGCGCAGGCGTCCGCCACCTCGTCATGCGTCGGCGCCCGGCCCGCGCCGTAGCAGCGTTGATGGAGGCGTAGCAGTGGGAGGACCGTGGGATCGAAGGCGCCGTCCGTCTCCGCCGACCAGCGGCGCGCGGACTCGAGCACGCGCACGAGCGCCTGCGGCGGGTCCACCAGGACGCCGGTCCGGTTGAGGCGGGCCAGCGCGGACGTGGGTCGGTGCCGGCTCAGCGCGTCCTCCAGCGCGTCGATGCCGGCGAACGCGCCGGTCAGGACGGTGCGGGCCTCGTCCGGGTCCGGGTGGATGAGCGTGAGTGTGACCAGGGTGCCGAGCGCGGGCCGCGTCTCGCGGACCCGGTGCAGACGGGCGCGGCGCAGCACGCTGCCGCCCATGCCCAGCGTCAGGCCGACGGCGGCGGTGATGCGGAGCGCGTCGCGTCGGGACGGAGGCCGCCGCTCAACCGACATGCGCGCCCTCCCGCGTACGCCGGAGCTGGACGAGGCGCGGACGTACCGTCTCCATGTCGTGCCGGCAGACGCCGGTGCGCTCGCGCAGCTGGATCTCGCAGACGTTGCAGCGGACGCATTCCTTGAAGTCGACGCGCTCGGCTGCAATGGCGCCGGTGGGGCAGCGCTGCTCGCAGACCTTGCAGACGGTGCACTGCTCGACACGTGGGATGCGGAAGAGCGTGAGCACGGAGCCCACGGCCAGCGCGGCACCGAGCGGACAGGCGTAACGGCAGTAGAAGCGCGGGATCACGGCCGAGGCGAGCACGAACGCGGCGGCGATCGCGATCAGCGTCAGGGACGTGGTGCCGAAGAACACCGTGCCGAACGGCTCGAAGTACGGATAGAGGCTGCGGTGGCTGCCGCTCAGCGCCGATCCCACGATGAGCGCCAGCACGCCGTACTTGATCCAGAGCGCGCGTCGGTGCAGCGCCGGAGAAAGGGAGCGGCGGAAGCGCTGGGGCACGATCCGGTCCAGCAGGTCCTGCAGCGCCCCGAAGGGGCAGAGATAGCCGCAGAAGACGCGGCCCCAGAGCACGGTCGTCGCCAGAGTGAAGCCCACGAGCAGCAGCAGCGGGAGGTCGTTCAGGAAGACGCCGGGTCCCACCCAGATGGCGCTGGTCACGTGCGAGACCGACAGGAACCCTCCGTCGATCACTCCCAGCCAGATCAGGGTGAACGTCAGCGCCGCGCCGCGCAGAACGCGCCGCTTCGTGAGGAGCGCCGCGCTGGCCAGCATGAGCGCCAGGAGCATACCCGCCACGCGGCGCGCGGGCGTGCGGGCGAGCGCGCGCTCGAGGAGCGTCTCGTCCTCCCGGGCGACGAGCACCCGCTCGGGCGCGTCCTGCGGCGCCTCGATGCCGGGGGTCGGGGCGGCCGGGGCGGTAGGCGCGTCCCCGACCGTGGGCGCGGGCTCCCCGCTCGGCGGCCGTGCGGACGGGGAGTCGGACGTCGCGTCTCTTCCGGCGAGGGCGGGCGGCGCACCCCGGGCGACGCCGGCTGGAGCGGAGTCGGGCTCGGCTCGCGGTGCGCTCGT from Gemmatimonadota bacterium includes the following:
- a CDS encoding FAD:protein FMN transferase; protein product: MSVERRPPSRRDALRITAAVGLTLGMGGSVLRRARLHRVRETRPALGTLVTLTLIHPDPDEARTVLTGAFAGIDALEDALSRHRPTSALARLNRTGVLVDPPQALVRVLESARRWSAETDGAFDPTVLPLLRLHQRCYGAGRAPTHDEVADACARVDHRALEVTPERVSLLRPGMAVTLDGIAKGYVVDRTVARLVEAGAERVLVDAGGDMAGGGARLRTEPWQVAVADGSGRAAVDRIALGEGAVATSGDYLQAFTGDRSAHHILDPRTGRSPAAVSSASVIAPTAQDADALSTAVLVLGPVEGLALLARLPGVEGLLVTKGGEVRRTAGFGRRAGESG